One window from the genome of Haladaptatus paucihalophilus DX253 encodes:
- a CDS encoding NUDIX hydrolase, with translation METTRHFTATTYVVHDGECLLHDHDRLGMLLPPGGHLDRDELPREAAMREIHEETGLDVTLLEPETSIDADFGRELAPAEHTMLYDIDSFDGEVAHQHIDFVYYGEASDRDLAPDDGERATDCWRWFSPDELRTHDGVTEEVVTLGIEAIERVESRPRNRD, from the coding sequence ATGGAGACGACGCGACATTTCACGGCCACGACGTACGTCGTCCACGACGGCGAGTGTTTGCTCCACGACCACGACCGACTCGGTATGCTCCTCCCCCCGGGCGGCCATCTCGACCGGGACGAACTCCCCCGAGAGGCTGCGATGCGCGAAATACACGAGGAGACGGGGTTGGACGTGACGCTCCTCGAACCGGAGACGAGCATCGATGCCGACTTCGGTCGGGAACTCGCGCCCGCGGAACACACTATGCTCTACGACATCGACTCGTTCGACGGCGAGGTCGCACACCAGCACATCGATTTCGTCTACTACGGCGAGGCGTCCGATCGGGACCTCGCGCCGGACGACGGCGAACGCGCGACCGATTGCTGGCGGTGGTTCTCGCCGGACGAACTCAGAACGCACGACGGCGTGACCGAGGAGGTCGTGACGCTCGGCATCGAGGCCATCGAACGCGTCGAATCTCGACCGCGTAACCGGGATTAG
- a CDS encoding asparagine synthase C-terminal domain-containing protein, which translates to MRGRSPDAVRRAIETNDPLPGGGGFAGEVDGSLVRDVLGRYPLFSEEDDATTWSHDPTDLDVPDPVPAGHARTGEGDERLWDLPDPSPFEDEESAVSAVRTAIEGSLGAVSTDGLAVAFSGGVDSAVVGSAFDCPLYVAGYSGSHDVAAARTAADLMDRDLRVVEITHEDIERAVPEVARAIGRTNAMDVQIALPLYLTAERARADGYERLAVGQGADELFGGYEKVARADHRVEAETVRGAARETIRTLSEQLPRDALTLRAAGVEPVAPLLDDRIVREALRLPGSMLVSDGVRKWTFRRAAREFVPDEIAMRDKKAVQYGSLVARELDRLARQAGYKRRMDDHVTKYVRSRLE; encoded by the coding sequence ATGCGGGGGCGATCACCGGACGCCGTTCGGCGCGCCATCGAAACGAACGACCCGCTGCCGGGCGGCGGCGGATTCGCGGGCGAAGTAGACGGGTCCCTCGTCCGCGACGTACTCGGACGCTATCCGCTGTTCTCGGAGGAAGACGACGCGACGACGTGGAGTCACGACCCCACCGACCTCGACGTTCCCGACCCGGTTCCGGCGGGCCACGCGCGAACCGGGGAGGGCGACGAACGACTGTGGGACCTCCCCGACCCGTCGCCGTTCGAGGACGAAGAAAGCGCGGTTTCGGCGGTTCGAACGGCCATCGAGGGCAGTCTCGGTGCGGTTTCGACGGACGGCCTCGCGGTCGCGTTTTCGGGCGGCGTCGATTCCGCCGTCGTCGGGAGCGCCTTCGACTGCCCGCTGTACGTCGCCGGGTACTCCGGCAGTCACGACGTAGCGGCCGCGCGAACCGCGGCCGACCTGATGGACCGCGACCTTCGCGTCGTCGAGATAACCCACGAAGACATCGAACGCGCCGTTCCCGAAGTCGCCCGCGCCATCGGTCGAACCAACGCGATGGACGTGCAAATCGCGCTCCCGCTCTACCTGACCGCCGAGCGGGCGCGGGCCGACGGCTACGAGCGACTCGCGGTGGGACAAGGCGCGGACGAGTTGTTCGGCGGGTACGAGAAGGTCGCCCGCGCGGACCACCGCGTCGAGGCGGAAACGGTGCGCGGTGCGGCCCGCGAGACGATTCGAACGCTCTCCGAGCAGTTGCCGCGGGACGCGCTGACGCTTCGCGCCGCGGGCGTCGAACCGGTCGCCCCCCTCCTCGACGACCGAATCGTTCGGGAAGCGCTCCGCCTTCCGGGGTCGATGCTCGTCTCGGACGGCGTTCGAAAGTGGACGTTCAGGCGAGCCGCTCGGGAGTTCGTCCCCGACGAGATAGCGATGCGGGACAAGAAGGCGGTGCAGTACGGCAGTCTCGTCGCGCGTGAACTCGACCGACTCGCGCGACAAGCCGGGTACAAACGGCGGATGGACGACCACGTGACGAAGTACGTTCGCTCGCGACTGGAATGA
- a CDS encoding PHP domain-containing protein — translation MLSVELHCHSALSHDGRDPVELLLEQAKAVDLDAIAVTDHDEIDASLKAAELAPEYGLVGIPGMEITSRAGHVLGLGIEERISPGLSFGETLDRIREQGGVAVVPHPFQKSRSGVAANITGKKLAEADAIEVYNSRLLTGRGNRKARSFANDQDVPMTAGSDAHISEMVGQAVTKIDVNTPDKRAILGAIVDGRTEVDGKRTPWHISFRQAAGGAKRRVISRVGQYFG, via the coding sequence GTGCTATCGGTCGAGTTGCATTGTCATTCCGCACTTTCCCACGATGGCCGTGACCCCGTCGAACTGCTCTTGGAGCAAGCCAAGGCGGTTGACTTGGACGCCATCGCCGTTACCGACCACGACGAGATCGACGCGAGCCTCAAGGCCGCGGAACTCGCCCCCGAATACGGATTGGTCGGCATCCCCGGCATGGAAATCACGTCCCGCGCGGGGCACGTCCTCGGGTTAGGTATCGAAGAGCGCATCTCGCCGGGACTCTCGTTCGGCGAGACGCTCGACAGAATCCGGGAGCAGGGCGGCGTCGCCGTCGTCCCCCATCCGTTTCAGAAATCACGGAGCGGCGTCGCCGCGAACATCACCGGAAAGAAGCTCGCGGAAGCGGACGCTATCGAGGTGTACAACTCTCGCCTGCTGACGGGGCGTGGCAACCGGAAAGCGCGGTCGTTCGCCAACGACCAGGACGTGCCGATGACGGCCGGAAGCGACGCCCACATCAGCGAGATGGTCGGGCAGGCTGTAACGAAAATCGACGTGAACACCCCCGACAAGCGGGCCATCCTCGGCGCTATCGTCGACGGCCGAACCGAAGTCGACGGGAAACGAACGCCGTGGCACATCAGTTTCCGACAGGCCGCGGGCGGCGCGAAGCGCCGCGTCATCAGCCGCGTCGGACAGTACTTCGGCTGA
- the purL gene encoding phosphoribosylformylglycinamidine synthase subunit PurL produces the protein MSLDDSDRELVVAELGRDPTSAEEALFENLWSEHCAYRSSRPLLSAFESESDDVVIGPGDDAAVVALDDSTYITMGIESHNHPSYVDPYDGAATGVGGIVRDTLSMGAYPIALADSLYFGGFDREHSRYLLEGVVEGIADYGNSIGVPTVTGSTQFHPDYEGNPLVNVACVGLLPAERLITAEAQTPGNKLLLVGNSTGRDGLGGASFASEDLAEDAETEDRPAVQVGDPYTEKLLIEANEELVDGALVESARDLGAAGLGGASSELVAKGGLGADIDLERVHQREPNMNALEILLAESQERMVYEVRPENVDAVAEVAEKYDLGCSVIGDVTDGNYVCEFEGETVVDVPAEFIGDGAPMNDLPSEEPTQPDRDLPDADVREAFEAVVGSPNCASKRWVYRQYDHEVQTRTSVLPGDDSAVLAIRRAELGLAFSSGANPSWTTTAPYDGARAVALENATNLAAKGATPLAAVDCLNGGNPEKPDVYGGFKRIVDGLADMCSALDVPVVGGNVSLYNDSPSGPIPPTPTLAMTGTTAEYDAPPAELSGEGTLLFVGEPTADLGGSEYLAQMGGSDRFPELPGNAPELLSRLREVATADGTLAVHDVSDGGLAVTLAEMVSDDAGASVSLGDADAAETLFSELPGRAVVETTDPDAVFDAFDGVAPVTELGEANDSGTLQLEVDGEGLRYAASEIAALRDVLVRELE, from the coding sequence ATGAGTTTGGACGACTCCGACCGAGAGTTGGTCGTCGCGGAACTCGGCCGCGACCCCACTTCGGCCGAGGAAGCGCTGTTCGAGAACCTCTGGAGTGAACACTGTGCGTATCGGTCGTCGCGGCCCCTGCTGTCGGCGTTCGAGTCCGAGAGCGACGACGTCGTCATCGGACCGGGTGACGACGCCGCGGTGGTCGCGCTAGACGACTCGACCTACATCACGATGGGTATCGAGAGCCACAACCACCCGTCCTACGTCGACCCGTACGACGGCGCGGCGACGGGCGTCGGCGGCATCGTCCGTGACACGCTGTCGATGGGGGCGTACCCCATCGCGCTCGCGGACAGCCTCTACTTCGGGGGCTTCGACCGCGAACACTCCCGGTACCTGCTGGAAGGCGTCGTGGAGGGAATCGCCGATTACGGCAACTCCATCGGCGTGCCGACCGTGACCGGGAGCACGCAGTTCCACCCCGACTACGAGGGCAACCCGCTCGTCAACGTGGCCTGCGTCGGACTGCTTCCCGCCGAGCGCCTCATAACGGCCGAAGCGCAGACGCCGGGCAACAAACTGCTCCTCGTCGGCAACTCGACGGGGCGGGACGGACTCGGCGGCGCGAGCTTCGCCAGCGAGGACCTCGCGGAGGACGCGGAAACGGAGGACCGCCCGGCGGTGCAGGTCGGCGACCCGTACACCGAGAAGCTCCTCATCGAGGCGAACGAGGAACTCGTGGACGGCGCACTCGTCGAATCGGCCCGCGACCTCGGCGCGGCGGGACTCGGCGGCGCGTCCAGCGAACTGGTCGCCAAGGGCGGTCTCGGAGCCGACATCGACCTCGAACGCGTCCACCAGCGCGAACCGAACATGAACGCGCTCGAAATCCTGCTCGCCGAATCGCAAGAGCGGATGGTGTACGAAGTCCGTCCCGAGAACGTCGATGCGGTGGCCGAGGTTGCCGAGAAGTACGACCTCGGTTGTTCGGTCATCGGCGACGTGACCGACGGCAACTACGTCTGTGAGTTCGAGGGGGAGACGGTCGTGGACGTGCCCGCCGAGTTCATCGGCGACGGTGCGCCGATGAACGACCTCCCGTCGGAGGAGCCGACCCAACCCGACCGCGACCTGCCGGACGCGGACGTCCGCGAGGCGTTCGAGGCGGTCGTCGGGTCGCCCAACTGCGCGAGCAAGCGGTGGGTGTACCGACAGTACGACCACGAAGTCCAGACTCGAACCTCGGTCCTTCCCGGCGACGACTCGGCCGTCCTCGCCATTCGGCGAGCGGAACTCGGTCTCGCCTTCTCGTCCGGTGCGAACCCCAGTTGGACGACGACGGCGCCCTACGACGGTGCCCGCGCGGTCGCCCTCGAAAACGCGACGAACCTCGCCGCCAAGGGCGCGACGCCGCTCGCCGCGGTCGATTGTCTGAACGGCGGCAACCCCGAGAAGCCGGACGTGTACGGCGGCTTCAAGCGCATCGTGGACGGCCTCGCCGACATGTGTTCGGCCCTCGACGTGCCCGTCGTCGGCGGGAACGTCTCGCTGTACAACGACTCGCCGAGCGGCCCGATTCCGCCGACGCCGACGCTGGCGATGACCGGCACCACGGCGGAGTACGACGCACCACCCGCGGAACTCTCCGGCGAGGGAACCCTCCTATTCGTCGGCGAACCCACCGCCGACCTCGGCGGCTCGGAGTACCTCGCACAGATGGGCGGCAGCGACCGCTTCCCGGAACTTCCGGGGAACGCGCCCGAACTCCTTTCCCGACTTCGTGAGGTCGCCACGGCGGACGGCACGCTCGCGGTCCACGACGTGAGCGACGGCGGCCTCGCGGTGACGCTCGCCGAGATGGTGTCGGACGACGCGGGTGCATCGGTGTCGCTCGGCGACGCCGACGCCGCGGAGACGCTGTTCAGCGAACTCCCCGGCCGCGCGGTGGTAGAGACGACCGACCCGGACGCCGTTTTCGACGCGTTCGATGGCGTCGCCCCCGTCACCGAACTCGGCGAGGCGAACGACTCGGGAACCCTCCAACTCGAAGTCGATGGCGAGGGACTCCGCTACGCGGCGAGCGAAATCGCGGCGCTCCGCGACGTTCTCGTCCGGGAACTGGAGTAA
- a CDS encoding DUF7550 family protein — protein sequence MQEDTDPVQHADGLTRLTSPMQEFTMSQVTTGLVVFVIGVAVVFGVPLLL from the coding sequence ATGCAAGAAGACACCGACCCGGTACAGCACGCCGACGGACTGACGCGATTGACGTCCCCGATGCAGGAGTTCACGATGAGTCAGGTGACGACCGGTCTCGTCGTCTTCGTCATCGGCGTCGCCGTCGTGTTCGGCGTTCCGCTCCTGCTCTGA
- the hisF gene encoding imidazole glycerol phosphate synthase subunit HisF, giving the protein MTLTKRIIPCIDVDLDDDGNPAVYTGVNFEDLQYTGDPVEMARQYNEAGADEFVFLDITASADGRETMLSVVSEVADEVFIPLTVGGGIRTREDIKETLRAGADKVSINTAALERPELITEGATAFGNQCIVISVDARRRFDEAGEHYAEVDGESCWFECTVKGGREGTGIDVVEWANEAESRGAGELFVNSIDADGTKDGYDIPLTKAVCDSVSTPVIASSGCGGPEDAYEVFADANADAALAASIFHFGEYSIREVKEYLADRDVPVRL; this is encoded by the coding sequence ATGACGCTCACGAAGCGGATAATCCCGTGCATCGACGTGGATTTGGACGACGACGGGAACCCGGCGGTGTACACCGGTGTCAACTTCGAGGACCTGCAGTACACCGGCGACCCGGTGGAGATGGCGCGACAGTACAACGAGGCGGGCGCGGACGAGTTCGTCTTCCTCGATATCACGGCCAGCGCGGACGGCCGCGAGACGATGCTGTCCGTCGTCTCGGAGGTGGCCGACGAGGTGTTCATCCCCCTGACGGTCGGCGGCGGAATTCGAACGCGCGAGGACATCAAGGAGACGCTCCGCGCGGGGGCGGACAAGGTGTCCATCAACACCGCCGCGCTGGAGCGCCCGGAACTCATCACCGAGGGCGCGACGGCGTTCGGCAACCAGTGTATCGTCATCAGCGTGGACGCCCGACGGCGCTTCGACGAGGCGGGCGAACACTACGCGGAAGTGGACGGCGAGTCCTGCTGGTTCGAGTGTACCGTGAAGGGCGGCCGCGAGGGAACCGGTATCGACGTGGTGGAGTGGGCGAACGAAGCCGAATCGCGCGGCGCTGGCGAACTGTTCGTCAACTCCATCGACGCGGACGGGACGAAGGACGGCTACGACATCCCGCTGACGAAGGCGGTCTGTGACTCGGTTTCGACGCCCGTCATCGCCTCCTCCGGCTGCGGCGGCCCGGAGGACGCCTACGAGGTGTTCGCCGACGCGAACGCGGACGCGGCGCTCGCGGCGTCCATCTTCCACTTCGGCGAGTATTCGATCCGGGAGGTCAAAGAGTACCTCGCGGACCGCGACGTTCCGGTTCGGTTGTAG
- a CDS encoding bacterio-opsin activator domain-containing protein, with translation MTVEDGETTNRVVEVEFQVDDPRYPLVAVSQRTGCRASLQQILPRSDGTYTVFYRVSDVDPGRVLDVANEDDRLEARLIGASEKEGILEVDVSNVEEFFVVTLTDAGAIPKHMWSANGVAHIVADIPPNRSASDVIDRFSSDHPAVEIVARRQKEYTTPLFSHRELQMAMNKTLTTRQHEALLAAYAGGYFDWPRKKSGEEVAAELGVSSPTFFQHLRRAEQKVLSLLFTEQRTGANRAETNEDAISG, from the coding sequence GTGACAGTTGAGGATGGCGAGACAACCAATAGAGTAGTAGAAGTCGAATTTCAGGTCGATGACCCACGATATCCGCTCGTGGCCGTCTCACAACGAACGGGGTGCCGGGCTTCTCTGCAACAGATACTGCCACGGAGCGACGGGACGTACACCGTTTTTTATCGCGTCTCCGACGTCGACCCGGGTCGCGTTCTCGACGTCGCCAACGAGGACGACCGTCTGGAAGCGCGACTGATCGGCGCCAGCGAGAAGGAGGGTATCCTCGAAGTGGACGTCAGTAACGTGGAAGAGTTCTTCGTCGTCACGCTGACCGACGCCGGTGCGATTCCCAAACACATGTGGAGCGCGAACGGCGTCGCGCACATCGTGGCCGACATCCCGCCGAACCGCTCCGCGAGCGACGTCATCGACCGGTTCAGTTCGGACCACCCCGCCGTGGAAATCGTCGCCCGGCGACAGAAAGAGTACACCACACCGCTGTTCAGTCACCGCGAATTGCAGATGGCGATGAACAAAACGCTGACGACCCGACAACACGAGGCGCTGTTGGCGGCGTACGCGGGCGGGTATTTCGACTGGCCGCGAAAGAAATCCGGCGAGGAAGTGGCGGCCGAACTCGGGGTGTCGTCCCCGACGTTCTTTCAGCACCTCCGGCGGGCCGAGCAGAAAGTCCTCTCGCTCCTCTTTACGGAACAGCGAACCGGGGCGAACCGAGCCGAAACGAACGAAGACGCGATCAGCGGGTAG
- a CDS encoding DNA-directed RNA polymerase subunit L, with protein sequence MELRVIEKSDTELQIEIGGEDHTFMNVLKGSLLETEGVAAATYDLNPEQSGGQTDPILTVKTEGNVDPIDALEAGAQNVKDKTSAFREAFTSA encoded by the coding sequence ATGGAACTGCGGGTTATCGAGAAGAGCGATACGGAACTCCAAATCGAAATCGGGGGCGAAGACCACACGTTCATGAACGTGCTGAAGGGTTCGCTCCTCGAAACCGAGGGCGTCGCCGCGGCGACCTACGACCTGAACCCCGAACAGTCGGGTGGGCAGACGGACCCCATCCTCACGGTCAAGACCGAGGGGAACGTCGACCCAATCGACGCGTTGGAGGCCGGAGCACAGAACGTCAAAGACAAGACGAGCGCCTTCCGCGAAGCGTTCACCAGCGCCTGA
- a CDS encoding cytochrome c oxidase subunit 3 has protein sequence MTVTDDSTEEHGHHLPAVEDWPKGFGEASWWPFITAIGGAGFYIGAALFILGRGADPMVGPTIGPAVFIASVLVFLIGLYGWVYHAFVKHFWSRDTHEAGSNALRWGMISFLGSEIATFGAGFVYYFFIRTGTWPPTGAEIPDLVGSLVLANTALLVASSITLHWAHIELRKNNRSRFIAGLGATLLLGAVFIGGQVLEYYEFIVHENFTFTGGVFNSAFFGLTGLHGLHVTMGAVLIGIVFVRSLYGQYSPERHVSVSTVSMYWHFVDAVWIFLVVVLYVGAEMKF, from the coding sequence ATGACGGTAACGGACGATTCGACAGAGGAGCACGGCCATCACCTCCCGGCCGTCGAAGACTGGCCGAAAGGCTTCGGCGAGGCGTCGTGGTGGCCCTTCATCACCGCGATCGGCGGGGCGGGATTCTACATCGGTGCCGCGTTGTTCATTCTGGGACGCGGTGCAGATCCGATGGTCGGCCCGACCATCGGTCCCGCTGTGTTCATCGCCAGCGTCTTGGTCTTCCTCATTGGGTTGTACGGCTGGGTGTATCACGCATTCGTCAAACACTTCTGGAGCAGGGATACGCACGAAGCAGGCTCGAACGCGTTACGCTGGGGGATGATCTCGTTCCTCGGGTCCGAAATCGCGACGTTCGGCGCCGGGTTCGTCTACTACTTCTTCATCCGCACGGGGACGTGGCCCCCGACGGGTGCTGAAATACCCGACCTCGTTGGCTCGCTCGTGCTGGCCAACACGGCGCTGCTGGTCGCCAGCAGTATCACGCTCCACTGGGCACACATCGAACTGCGCAAGAACAACCGCAGTCGGTTCATCGCCGGTCTCGGCGCGACGCTCCTCCTCGGAGCCGTGTTCATCGGCGGGCAAGTGCTCGAATACTACGAGTTCATCGTCCACGAGAACTTCACGTTCACCGGCGGCGTGTTCAACAGCGCGTTCTTCGGTCTGACGGGACTGCACGGACTGCACGTGACCATGGGTGCGGTGCTCATCGGCATCGTCTTCGTTCGCTCGCTCTACGGACAGTACTCGCCGGAGCGTCACGTCTCCGTGTCGACCGTCTCGATGTACTGGCACTTCGTGGACGCGGTATGGATCTTCCTCGTCGTCGTGCTGTACGTCGGCGCGGAAATGAAGTTCTAA
- the coxB gene encoding cytochrome c oxidase subunit II: MDSKRIAFVAALGATLLAVAVDPVAAYSSTTESLIRTLNQQLLYAGIPIAVLVEGILIYTVWKFRNNDEPLPTKENRRLEITWTVATAIVLLFVGYASYGVMANQYITTTPQDTMHKEANAVNVEVVGQRYVWTYNYPGENIQDSPELVIPEGRPVYFNVTSVDWIHSFHVPELGLKQDAIPNQHHTIKTKVTEKGTYQVYCAEYCGVGHSNMLSKVRVVSNEEYEQWLKQQQKKYPADGGSNSTSNSTAGNSTSGGNSTSA, from the coding sequence ATGGATTCCAAGCGGATAGCGTTCGTCGCGGCGCTCGGCGCGACGCTCCTCGCGGTCGCCGTCGATCCTGTAGCGGCGTACAGTTCGACGACCGAGAGTCTCATTCGGACGCTGAACCAACAGTTGCTGTACGCAGGGATTCCCATCGCGGTACTCGTTGAGGGTATCCTCATCTACACCGTGTGGAAGTTCCGCAACAACGACGAACCCCTCCCCACGAAAGAGAACCGACGCCTCGAAATCACGTGGACGGTCGCCACGGCAATCGTCCTCCTTTTCGTCGGCTACGCTTCCTACGGCGTGATGGCGAACCAGTACATCACGACGACGCCACAGGACACGATGCACAAGGAAGCGAACGCGGTCAACGTGGAAGTCGTCGGACAGCGCTACGTCTGGACGTACAACTACCCCGGCGAGAACATCCAGGACTCCCCCGAACTCGTCATCCCGGAGGGACGACCGGTGTACTTCAACGTCACTTCGGTAGACTGGATACACTCGTTCCACGTTCCCGAACTCGGGTTGAAACAGGACGCCATCCCGAACCAGCACCACACCATCAAGACGAAGGTCACAGAGAAAGGCACGTATCAGGTCTACTGTGCCGAATACTGTGGTGTCGGTCACTCCAACATGCTCAGTAAGGTCAGGGTCGTCTCCAACGAGGAGTACGAGCAGTGGCTCAAGCAGCAACAGAAGAAGTACCCGGCGGACGGTGGCTCGAACAGCACCTCTAACAGCACCGCGGGTAACAGCACGTCTGGCGGCAACAGCACCTCGGCCTGA
- a CDS encoding heme o synthase: MQDSSSGRFERALTATAVGVYVLVVVGATTSLVNAASACATWPACNGHWFIPFNDPKLVIAWLHRAVALVVGLCLLATTAMALLAETRPRVTAAVGFAAVLYPVQVVLGAYAATNATTTSFAAVHLVVGMTIFVGVVLALAWTLEPEETGGPVGMSFADPDPADASGTTGNLSGIRATAFAYFRLMKPRLMWLLCLVASAGMALAAGPNLEVGTVVATLTGGVLSIGASGTFNHVLERDVDQRMNRTADRPAATAQIPVRNAIAFGLLLAAASLAVFLSVNLLVAVFGLTAIVFYSVIYTLILKPNTVQNTVIGGLAGSLPALIGWAAVTDDVGLPALVLAGVIFLWTPAHFYNLALAYKDDYARGGFPMMPVVRGEAETRKHILLWLGATLLASGVLATVTTLGWLYAVTTVVFGAIFLITVVQLHHKRDDTAAFRSFHASNAYLGALLLAIVVDALVL; encoded by the coding sequence TTGCAGGATTCCTCATCAGGACGGTTCGAACGTGCGCTGACAGCGACTGCAGTCGGCGTCTACGTGTTGGTCGTCGTCGGTGCGACGACTTCGCTCGTCAACGCCGCGTCCGCGTGTGCGACGTGGCCCGCCTGCAACGGCCATTGGTTCATCCCGTTCAACGACCCCAAGCTCGTCATCGCGTGGCTGCACCGCGCCGTCGCACTCGTCGTCGGCCTGTGTCTGCTCGCGACGACCGCGATGGCGTTGCTCGCAGAGACACGACCGCGCGTGACGGCCGCGGTCGGGTTCGCCGCCGTGCTCTACCCGGTGCAGGTCGTGTTGGGCGCGTACGCGGCGACGAACGCGACGACGACCTCGTTCGCCGCCGTCCACCTCGTCGTCGGCATGACTATCTTCGTCGGCGTCGTCCTCGCGCTCGCGTGGACACTTGAACCCGAGGAGACCGGCGGACCGGTCGGCATGAGCTTCGCCGACCCGGACCCCGCCGACGCGTCGGGCACGACCGGGAACCTCTCCGGTATTCGGGCGACCGCCTTCGCTTACTTCCGGCTGATGAAGCCGCGGCTGATGTGGTTGCTCTGTCTCGTCGCCTCCGCCGGGATGGCGCTCGCGGCGGGACCGAACCTCGAAGTCGGAACCGTCGTCGCGACGCTCACGGGTGGCGTCCTCTCCATCGGCGCGAGCGGGACGTTCAACCACGTCCTCGAACGCGACGTGGACCAGCGCATGAACCGCACCGCCGACCGCCCGGCCGCGACGGCACAGATTCCGGTGCGGAACGCCATCGCCTTCGGTCTGCTGTTGGCCGCCGCGTCGCTGGCCGTCTTCCTTTCGGTGAACCTGCTCGTCGCGGTCTTCGGCCTGACCGCCATCGTCTTCTACAGCGTGATTTACACGCTCATCCTGAAGCCGAACACGGTACAGAACACCGTCATCGGCGGCTTGGCGGGGTCGCTTCCGGCGCTCATCGGATGGGCCGCCGTCACGGACGACGTTGGCTTGCCCGCGCTGGTGTTGGCCGGTGTCATCTTCCTGTGGACCCCCGCCCACTTCTACAACCTCGCGCTGGCGTACAAGGACGACTACGCGCGCGGCGGTTTCCCGATGATGCCCGTCGTCCGCGGGGAGGCCGAAACCCGAAAACACATCCTGCTGTGGTTGGGTGCGACGCTCCTCGCGTCGGGCGTCCTCGCCACGGTGACGACCCTCGGCTGGCTGTACGCCGTCACGACGGTCGTCTTCGGCGCGATTTTCCTCATAACCGTCGTCCAACTCCATCACAAGCGGGACGATACGGCGGCGTTCCGCTCCTTCCACGCGTCGAACGCCTACCTCGGCGCGCTTCTCCTCGCCATCGTCGTCGATGCACTGGTACTATGA
- a CDS encoding DUF7546 family protein, protein MSTAFARYRPSGESLLWAAVVLNAELFALLLYFATSNYTSGELRYLLYPFIWINVAVLAVWKTNPIAGNDRDKLVGLAVAAGYFLLVGYFGGLFGPAHSMPGMADSSLRIAWLPPGWGPALLFHNSLVRVSILPFKLVGYLALAYLVYATILDAAGSAISGILGLFSCVSCSWPIVASLVTGVAGAGSGLAATVSSGSYDISTVVFVVTVALLYWRPTIR, encoded by the coding sequence ATGAGTACTGCATTCGCACGCTACCGACCGAGCGGTGAATCGTTGCTGTGGGCAGCGGTGGTACTGAACGCGGAGCTGTTTGCGTTGCTGTTGTACTTCGCCACGTCGAACTACACCAGCGGCGAACTCCGCTATCTTCTGTACCCGTTCATCTGGATAAACGTCGCCGTCCTCGCGGTGTGGAAGACGAACCCCATCGCGGGAAACGACCGCGATAAGCTGGTCGGACTCGCCGTCGCGGCGGGATACTTCCTGCTCGTCGGTTACTTCGGCGGCCTGTTCGGTCCCGCCCACTCGATGCCCGGTATGGCCGATAGCAGCCTCCGAATCGCGTGGCTGCCGCCGGGATGGGGGCCGGCGTTGCTCTTTCACAACAGCCTCGTCCGGGTGTCGATTCTCCCGTTCAAACTCGTCGGGTATCTGGCGCTCGCGTACCTCGTGTACGCGACCATCCTCGACGCGGCCGGGTCCGCGATTTCGGGCATCCTCGGTCTGTTCTCCTGTGTCAGCTGTTCGTGGCCCATCGTGGCGTCGCTCGTCACGGGAGTCGCCGGGGCCGGGTCGGGACTCGCCGCCACGGTTTCGTCGGGGTCCTACGACATCTCGACGGTCGTTTTCGTCGTGACCGTTGCGTTGCTGTACTGGCGGCCGACGATTCGGTGA